Proteins from a genomic interval of Corynebacterium deserti GIMN1.010:
- a CDS encoding NUDIX hydrolase, whose product MAIPDFIVSLREKIGNDPLWLPSVTAVIIRDVPPGSPFHVVPDVLLAKRADNGEWTPPTGIVDPGEQPHVAATREVLEETGLEIRVEALLGVGAVGPVTYDNGDVTSYMDTTMRCVVVGESDQPIVGDDENVEVAWFPISNMPVTNQRFRMVIADAVAQLKHPQGFKPRMGYEKRNA is encoded by the coding sequence GTGGCAATCCCAGATTTTATTGTGAGCTTACGAGAAAAGATTGGCAATGATCCGCTGTGGCTCCCGTCCGTGACGGCCGTGATTATCCGAGATGTTCCCCCGGGATCGCCTTTTCACGTGGTTCCCGATGTCTTGCTGGCCAAGCGTGCAGACAACGGCGAGTGGACCCCGCCAACCGGCATTGTTGATCCAGGTGAACAACCGCACGTTGCAGCGACTCGCGAGGTGTTGGAGGAAACTGGCCTGGAAATCCGCGTCGAGGCGCTCCTGGGGGTGGGTGCGGTCGGCCCTGTCACTTATGACAACGGTGATGTGACAAGCTACATGGATACCACCATGCGTTGCGTTGTGGTGGGGGAGAGCGACCAGCCGATTGTGGGCGACGATGAAAACGTCGAGGTGGCGTGGTTCCCAATTTCCAATATGCCTGTGACTAACCAGCGTTTCCGTATGGTCATCGCTGACGCTGTCGCGCAGCTCAAACACCCCCAGGGCTTCAAGCCACGTATGGGGTACGAAAAGCGCAACGCATAA
- the glnA gene encoding type I glutamate--ammonia ligase encodes MAFNTPEEVTKFIKDENVEFIDVRFTDLPGTEQHFSIPAAAFDEDAIEEGLAFDGSSIRGFTTIDESDMNLLPDLTTATLDPFRKAKTLNVKFFVHDPFTREAFSRDPRNVARKAEQYLASTGIADTCNFGAEAEFYLFDKVRYSTEINTGFYEVDTNEGWWNRGRETNLDGTPNLGSKNRVKGGYFPVAPYDQAVDVRDDMVRNLTQAGFNLERFHHEVGGGQQEINYRFNTLLHAADDIQTFKYIVKNTARQHGQSATFMPKPLAGDNGSGMHAHQSLWKDGKPLFHDESGYAGLSDIARYYIGGILHHAGAVLAFTNATLNSYHRLVPGFEAPINLVYSQRNRSAAVRIPITGSNPKAKRIEFRAPDPSGNPYFGFAAMMMAGLDGIKNRIEPHAPVDKDLYELPPEEAASIPQAPTSLETSLKALQEDSDFLTESDVFTEDLIEAYIQYKYDNEISPVRLRPTPQEFEMYFDC; translated from the coding sequence GTGGCGTTTAACACCCCGGAAGAAGTAACCAAGTTCATCAAGGATGAAAACGTCGAGTTCATCGACGTCCGATTCACCGACCTCCCAGGAACCGAGCAGCACTTCAGCATCCCAGCTGCTGCTTTCGATGAGGACGCAATCGAAGAAGGTCTCGCATTCGACGGATCTTCCATCCGCGGATTCACCACCATCGACGAATCCGACATGAACCTCCTTCCGGATCTCACCACCGCCACCCTGGATCCTTTCCGCAAGGCAAAGACCCTGAACGTCAAGTTCTTCGTTCACGATCCTTTTACCCGTGAGGCATTCTCCCGCGATCCACGTAACGTTGCTCGCAAGGCAGAGCAGTACCTGGCATCCACCGGCATTGCAGACACCTGCAACTTCGGCGCAGAGGCTGAGTTCTACCTCTTCGACAAGGTTCGCTACTCCACCGAGATCAATACCGGCTTCTACGAAGTAGATACCAACGAGGGTTGGTGGAACCGTGGCCGCGAGACCAACCTCGATGGCACCCCTAACCTCGGTTCCAAGAACCGCGTCAAGGGTGGCTACTTCCCCGTAGCACCATACGACCAGGCCGTTGACGTTCGTGACGACATGGTTCGTAACCTCACCCAGGCTGGCTTCAACCTGGAGCGCTTCCACCACGAAGTCGGTGGCGGACAGCAGGAGATTAACTACCGCTTCAACACCCTGCTTCACGCAGCTGACGATATCCAGACCTTCAAGTACATCGTCAAGAACACCGCTCGCCAACACGGCCAGTCCGCAACCTTCATGCCTAAGCCACTGGCAGGCGACAACGGTTCCGGCATGCACGCTCACCAGTCCCTGTGGAAGGACGGCAAGCCACTGTTCCACGACGAGTCCGGCTACGCTGGCCTGTCCGACATCGCTCGCTACTACATCGGCGGCATCCTGCACCACGCAGGTGCAGTTCTCGCGTTCACCAACGCAACCCTGAACTCTTACCACCGTCTGGTTCCAGGCTTCGAGGCTCCAATCAACCTGGTTTACTCACAGCGCAACCGTTCCGCTGCTGTTCGTATCCCAATCACCGGTTCCAACCCAAAGGCAAAGCGCATCGAGTTCCGCGCTCCGGACCCATCAGGAAACCCATACTTCGGTTTCGCTGCCATGATGATGGCTGGCCTTGACGGCATCAAGAACCGCATCGAGCCACACGCTCCAGTGGACAAGGACCTGTACGAGCTTCCTCCAGAGGAAGCAGCATCCATCCCACAGGCACCTACCTCCCTGGAAACGTCCCTCAAGGCACTCCAGGAAGACTCCGACTTCCTCACCGAGTCCGACGTCTTCACCGAGGATCTCATCGAGGCGTACATCCAGTACAAGTACGACAACGAGATCTCCCCAGTTCGCCTGCGCCCAACCCCGCAGGAATTCGAAATGTACTTCGACTGCTAA
- a CDS encoding TIGR03571 family LLM class oxidoreductase: MGFNTAYDALRGTKISLGLMTPLGPELGRGEMVPPERSIELAQLAEQVGFTGVWVRDVPLAVPQGITALEKQATYLDDPFLMLGAMAAATSTIAIGTAATVLPLRHPLHVAKSALTLDRLSHGRFVLGIGSGDRPEEFEIFGKSLDDRRADIRSGWATLRAALSPDPAERDALTFPPTTAPTAQIPMIVVGSARQTVQWIARNADGWATYYRPADAQVGRLDLWNQARGETNPLLISSMGLHLTETTTRKELALGVSVGSEELIQHLHTMDSMGIDHVILNIQGRPADEVLHQISEEVMPYL, from the coding sequence ATGGGATTTAACACGGCTTACGACGCGCTGCGCGGGACAAAAATTTCCTTAGGACTCATGACTCCACTGGGGCCGGAACTTGGCAGAGGTGAGATGGTACCCCCGGAGCGCAGCATTGAGCTCGCGCAGTTAGCCGAACAAGTTGGTTTTACCGGTGTGTGGGTGCGCGATGTGCCACTTGCGGTACCGCAGGGCATTACTGCGTTAGAAAAGCAAGCAACTTATTTGGATGATCCTTTCTTGATGTTGGGGGCTATGGCTGCTGCTACCTCAACAATTGCCATTGGCACCGCCGCCACGGTTTTGCCACTGCGCCATCCTTTGCACGTAGCTAAATCAGCATTAACTCTTGACCGGCTCAGCCATGGGCGGTTCGTCCTCGGAATTGGTTCCGGTGATCGCCCTGAGGAATTCGAAATCTTTGGCAAGAGCCTCGATGATCGTCGCGCCGATATCCGGTCCGGGTGGGCAACGCTGAGAGCCGCGCTTTCTCCAGATCCAGCAGAGCGGGATGCATTAACTTTCCCCCCAACTACGGCACCCACTGCTCAGATTCCCATGATTGTGGTGGGTTCAGCCCGGCAAACCGTCCAGTGGATTGCTCGAAACGCAGACGGCTGGGCAACGTACTACCGCCCCGCAGATGCCCAGGTTGGCCGTTTAGATCTGTGGAATCAAGCCCGCGGCGAAACCAATCCGCTGCTGATTTCCTCCATGGGGCTGCATTTAACGGAAACTACCACCCGTAAAGAGTTGGCGCTTGGGGTTAGCGTCGGCAGTGAGGAACTCATCCAGCATCTCCACACGATGGACTCAATGGGCATTGACCACGTCATCTTAAACATTCAAGGCCGGCCTGCTGATGAGGTTCTCCACCAAATAAGCGAAGAGGTTATGCCATACCTCTAA
- the thrC gene encoding threonine synthase → MDYISTRDSSRTPARFSDILLGGLAPDGGLYLPATYPQLDDATLTKWRDVLTKEGYAALAAEVISLFVDDIPLDDIKEITARAYTYPKFSSEDIVPVTELENNIFLGHLSEGPTAAFKDMAMQLLGELFEYELRRRDETINILGATSGDTGSSAEYAMRGREGIRVFMLTPKGRMTPFQQAQMFGLDDPNIFNIALDGVFDDCQDVVKAVSADADFKRDNRIGAVNSINWARLMAQVVYYVSSWIRTTSSNDEKVSFSVPTGNFGDICAGHIARQMGLPIDRLIVATNENDVLDEFFRTGDYRVRSSEDTFETSSPSMDISRASNFERFIFDLLGRDAARVNDLFGTQVREGGFSLADDPNFAKASDEYGFASGRSSHSNRVETIADINKRLGVLIDPHTADGVHVARMWRDEVSTPIIVLETALPVKFAETIEEAIGDAPEIPERFKTIMDAPFKVTDLPNDVDAVKSFIVESIATTEVK, encoded by the coding sequence GTGGACTACATTTCGACGCGTGATTCCAGCCGTACCCCCGCCCGCTTCAGCGACATCTTGCTGGGAGGACTAGCACCAGACGGTGGCCTCTACCTGCCTGCAACGTACCCTCAGCTCGATGATGCGACCCTGACCAAGTGGCGCGATGTATTAACCAAGGAAGGCTACGCAGCACTCGCTGCGGAAGTTATTTCCCTTTTTGTCGACGACATTCCACTTGACGACATCAAGGAAATTACCGCGCGCGCCTACACTTACCCCAAGTTCAGTAGTGAAGATATTGTTCCAGTGACAGAACTGGAAAACAACATCTTCTTAGGCCACCTTTCCGAAGGCCCCACCGCAGCCTTTAAAGACATGGCCATGCAGCTGCTTGGTGAACTGTTTGAATACGAGCTGCGCAGGCGAGATGAAACCATCAATATTCTTGGGGCAACTTCAGGCGACACTGGTTCATCCGCCGAGTACGCCATGCGTGGCCGCGAGGGCATCCGCGTTTTCATGCTCACCCCTAAGGGCCGCATGACCCCATTCCAGCAGGCGCAGATGTTTGGCCTCGATGATCCCAACATTTTCAACATTGCCCTCGACGGCGTGTTTGATGATTGCCAAGACGTGGTGAAGGCTGTGTCTGCTGATGCAGACTTCAAGCGCGACAATCGTATTGGTGCTGTCAACTCCATTAACTGGGCGCGCCTAATGGCTCAGGTTGTGTACTACGTTTCCAGCTGGATCCGCACCACCTCCAGCAATGATGAGAAGGTGAGCTTCTCTGTCCCAACCGGAAACTTCGGTGACATCTGTGCTGGCCACATCGCGCGTCAAATGGGTCTGCCCATCGATCGCCTCATCGTTGCCACCAACGAAAACGATGTGCTTGATGAGTTCTTCCGCACCGGCGACTACCGGGTGCGCAGCTCCGAGGACACCTTCGAGACGTCCTCCCCATCCATGGATATCTCCCGTGCCTCCAACTTCGAGCGATTCATCTTTGACTTGCTCGGACGCGACGCAGCACGCGTGAATGATCTTTTTGGCACCCAGGTCCGTGAAGGCGGATTCTCTTTGGCAGATGACCCCAACTTTGCCAAGGCATCCGATGAGTACGGTTTCGCATCCGGTCGATCCTCCCACAGCAACCGTGTGGAGACCATCGCCGATATTAACAAGCGTCTGGGAGTCCTCATTGATCCTCACACCGCTGACGGCGTCCACGTCGCTCGCATGTGGCGAGACGAGGTTTCGACCCCGATCATCGTTTTGGAAACTGCGCTGCCTGTAAAGTTCGCTGAAACCATCGAAGAGGCCATCGGCGACGCACCAGAAATCCCTGAGCGTTTTAAGACCATCATGGATGCGCCATTCAAGGTCACCGATCTGCCAAATGATGTTGATGCGGTGAAGTCGTTCATCGTCGAGTCGATTGCTACGACAGAAGTAAAGTAA
- a CDS encoding RidA family protein, which translates to MSNDHPYSPAKRAGQLIFVSGALSVDHNYQPVKGRKEAVDAVLERMRERLATEGGKLSDVVKLTYFVTDVSLREECNDQFREHFLDARPARSFVEASALPYGATVEIDAIAMLQD; encoded by the coding sequence ATGTCGAACGATCACCCCTACTCCCCCGCAAAACGCGCCGGACAACTCATCTTCGTTTCCGGCGCCCTTTCTGTTGATCACAACTACCAGCCCGTCAAGGGCAGAAAAGAAGCTGTCGACGCAGTCCTTGAACGCATGCGCGAACGCCTTGCTACTGAAGGCGGAAAGTTAAGCGACGTTGTGAAGCTCACCTACTTTGTAACCGATGTTAGTTTGCGTGAGGAATGCAACGATCAATTCCGAGAGCACTTCTTGGATGCTCGCCCGGCGCGATCCTTTGTCGAAGCCTCTGCCCTGCCCTATGGTGCCACTGTCGAAATCGATGCCATCGCGATGCTCCAGGACTAG